CCTGCAGCCGCATAACCAAAATTGCTAAGCTGGAAGCCATTGTTATAAATAAAGAGGGCCATCGACATCGTGGAGTTCAGCGGTCCGCCCTTGGTCATAACCAGAGGCTCCTCGAAGAATTGAATCCAGCCGATCAGCGTCGTTATCGTGACAAAGAAGGTAGCAAAGCTAAGGAGCGGGACCGTGATGTACAACAGTTTCTTCCATTTGCTCGCACCATCGATCTCCGCCGCTTCATAATAGGAACGTGGAATGCCCTGCAGCGCAGCCAGAAAAATGATCATATTGAGGCCAATCGATTTCCATACAGCCAGAAGAATAAGAGATAACTTGGCAAGTGTAGGATCATTCAGCCATTGCTGTGCCGGAATACCAAACCAGGATAACATATGGTTAAAGAGGCCGTAATGGCTGTTATACAGGTATCCCCAAACAACCGCGACCGCCACAATATTCGTAATGGAAGGCATATAATAAACAACGCGGAATGTCTTAAACAACCATCCCGTGCCATAGTTAAGCAGCAATGCAGCACCCATGGCAAGCATAACGACAAACGGAACACCGATAATAACATAGAACATGGTGTTAAACATCGATTTCAGAAAAACCGGATCTTTAAATACATTCATAAAATTATCGAAGCCAACGCCTTCAATGTTTGAATAATTAGCGAGACCAGCGAGGTCAATATCCGTGAAGCTGATGACAAGCGCAATGATGATCGGAATGATTGAGAACGTCAGAAGCAGCACCAGTGCGGGCGCAATAAACATATAAGGATACTTATATTGGTTAAAGCGCTTGATAAAGTTCTGCAATGCCATTCACCTCCTGCAAGTGTGGGTTTCTCAATAAAAGAATAACGCTCTTTGGAAGCAGTCAGGCTTGTTTCATCCTTCGAAGAAACAAGCCGGGCTGCGTTAAGACGCACTCTTATTTTTTGTTTAGAATTTCAGTAGCTTTCTGATTCAAAAGATCCATTTCTGCTTTGATGTCAGCACCGCCAAGCGTAATTTTCTCAAATGCGGCAATGGCTTCTTGGGAGATAGCATCCCACTCCTTAATGAACGGAACAGGCTTAGCGCTTTCGAGCTGTTTTCCGAAGGTAGCAAAAATCGGATCTTCAAAGCGTTGATCTTCCCATGCACTCTTAACAGCAGGCAGGTTTTTAGCCACATCATAGTTGGTCAGCTGCGATTCTTGTTCACTCATGAAGGATATGAATTTAACGGCTTCATCTGCATTTTCGGTTGTGTTGAATACCGACATGTTAGCTCCGCCGAGGAACGATGCATTGTTTTCTTTAGCTGGAAGTGTCGTCGTAGCCCATTTGCCTTCAATCTCAGGCGCTTTGTCTTTAACGCCCTGAATCATCCAAGGACCGCTGATAAACATCGGGAATTGTCCGTCTTTAAATGCGGCAAACAGATCCAAATCACTGGC
This Paenibacillus sp. JZ16 DNA region includes the following protein-coding sequences:
- a CDS encoding carbohydrate ABC transporter permease, which gives rise to MKRFNQYKYPYMFIAPALVLLLTFSIIPIIIALVISFTDIDLAGLANYSNIEGVGFDNFMNVFKDPVFLKSMFNTMFYVIIGVPFVVMLAMGAALLLNYGTGWLFKTFRVVYYMPSITNIVAVAVVWGYLYNSHYGLFNHMLSWFGIPAQQWLNDPTLAKLSLILLAVWKSIGLNMIIFLAALQGIPRSYYEAAEIDGASKWKKLLYITVPLLSFATFFVTITTLIGWIQFFEEPLVMTKGGPLNSTMSMALFIYNNGFQLSNFGYAAAGSFVLFIIIIAVTVVQFAVKRKDVEY